The Pseudoxanthomonas sp. genome segment GGCCGGCGGCGACGCGTGAGCCTGTACCCGTACTTCCCGGTCGGCTACATGTCGTGGATGAACCAGTCCGGCCGCTACCGCGACGACCTGGGTGGGATCGTCTGCGACAGCATCGCGCCTTACCAGAAGGTGGAGGACTACTTCCGCCAGCGCGATTTCAAGGACCGCACCGCGCTGCTGCACGAGCGCACGCCGGATGGATGGGAAGCGAACCAGGCACAGTTCGAGGGCGAAGGCGGGCTGCCTGCGCCGCATGGCATCGTCGGTGGCGAGCGCCTGCGCGATGGCGACGCGGCCTATGAAATGCCGACGGCGGTGCTGCAGTACCGCGTGGCGCTCGCCGACGACGAGGTCGAGGACTACCGCTTCCTGTTCGCGCCTGCGCGCGACGACGACGAAATCCGCCACCTGCGCGCACGGCACCTGTCGGCCGATGGATTCGCCACCGCGCATGCCGGTAGCGCCGCGCATATCGACACCGGCGCGGGCTGCGTGCGCATCGAAACGCCGGACCCCTGGCTGGACGCGTTCGCCAACCACTGGCTGCCGCGGCAGGTGTTCTACCACGGCGACGTCAACCGCCTGACCACCGATCCGCAGACGCGCAACTATCTGCAGGACCACATGGGCATGGGCTACCTGCGGCCCGAGGTGGCGCGCGCCGCCTTCCTGCATGCGCTGTCGCAGCAGGAACCCTCGGGCGCGATGCCGGACGGCATCCTGCTGGTGGACGGCGCCGAGCTGAAATACATCAACCAGATTCCGCACACCGACCACGCGGTCTGGCTGCCGGTCTGCCTGCGCGCCTACCTGGACGAAACCGGCGACGAGGCCCTGCTGGACATGCCCGTGACCGACCGGGAGGGGCATGTCGCGACGGTGTCCGAGCGCATCAGCCGCGCCATGCGCTGGCTGCTGCAGGCACGCGATGCGCGCGGGCTCAGCTACATCGCCCAGGGCGACTGGTGCGACCCGATGAACATGGTCGGCTGGCGCGGACGCGGCGTGTCCGGCTGGCTGACGCTGGCCAGCGCCTATGCGCTGAAACTGTGGGCGGCGATCTGCGCCCGGCGCGGCGAACAGGCGCTGGCGGACGAGTTCCATCGCGGCATGGACGCCTGCAATGCCGCCATGAACACCCATCTGTGGGACGGCGACTGGTACGGCCGCGGCATCACCGACGACGGCATCGCCTTCGGCGTCAGCGCGGATCGCGAAGGCCGCATCTTCCTCAATCCGCAGAGCTGGGCCCTGCTCGGTGGCGCGGCGGACGACGACCGGCGCGCGCGCATTCTGGCGGCCGTCGACACGCACCTGGTGTCGCCGTACGGCGTGGCGATGTACGACCCGCCGTACATGCGCATGCGCGAGGACGTGGGACGGGTGACGCAGAAGTTCCCCGGCTCGGCCGAGAACGGCTCGGTCTACAACCATGCGGCGGCGTTCTACCTGTACAGCCTGTACCAGGTGGGCGATGCCGACCGCGCCTGGCAGGTGCTGCGCGCGATGCTGCCCTCGCCCGCACCGGAGGACTGCCTGCAGCGCGGCCAGCTGCCGGTATTCGTCCCGAACTACTACCGCGGCGCCTGGCGCCTGCATCCGCGTACCGCCGGCCGTTCCAGCCAGCTGTTCAACACCGGCACCGCGGCATGGCTGTACCGCTGTCTGGTGGAGGAACTGTTCGGCCTGCGCGGTGATGGCGATGCGTTGCGGATCGCGCCGCAGCTGCCGTCGCACTGGTCGTCGGCGCGCGTGTCCCGCCGGTTCCGCGGCGCCGTGTTCGAGGTGAGCATCGAACGCGTGGCCGGGCGGGCCCGGATGCGCGTCGCGCTGGACGGAGTCTGGCAGGACGAACCCCGCGTCCGCGGTATCGAGGCCGGCCGCACGTACCAAGTACGGGTGGAACTGCCTGCGTGAGCGACCGCGTGCGCGTCGTCGTGGTGATGGGCGTGTCGGGCAGCGGCAAGACCACGCTGGCACGCGCACTGGCCGACGCATGGCCGGCGACCTTCCTCGATGCCGACGATTTCCACAGCCTGGCTGCGAAAGCCCGCATGGCCGACGGTCATCCGCTCAACGACCGCATGCGGGCGCCGTGGGTGCGGCGCATCGCGGATGACCTGGTGCGGCGGGTCGCGGCAGACGAGCGCGTGGTGCTGGCCTTCTCCGGACTGCGCCGACGCCATCGTGAGCGGCTGCGCGCCACGGGCGTGCCGATGCGGTTCCTGTTCCTGCACGGCGACGCGGCGCTGATCGCGGCGCGTATGCAGGCACGCCGCGGCCATTACATGCCGGCGTCGCTGCTGGACAGCCAGTTCGCCACGCTGGAGACGCCCGTGGACGAAGCCGATGTCGTGCGGATCGACGCAGCCGAACCGCCCGCCGTACAGCTGCGGCTTGCCCTGGCGGCACTGCCGCCGGATTGAGCCGACGCTACGGGCGCCAGTTGGCGTTGCGCTCCCAGAACGCGACGCTGCGCCGGTAGGCCGCCGGATCGAGCGGCACGCCGGATCCGCCCTCCTCCACGCCCAGCGCATTGCGCATCATCGTGATGGGCGCCATCGGGATCTCGTCCGGCGTCTGCGTGTACAGGCAGCCGACGACGCCCCAGTCGCCCTCGATCGGCGCCCCCTCCTTCGCCAGCTGCGCCGCGCTGTAGAGGATCACCACCAGGTAGTCCGCCACCGGCGGCTCGACGCCTTCGAACCAGCGCACCAGCACCGGCAGCTCCGACGAGGAACGCGCTTCATAGCCCGACCGCAGCAGGTGGCGGTTACCGTCGGTGATGGGCACGGTCAGGCACCGGGTCGAGGTCCAGTTGCGGTGGACATGCAGGCGGCAGAACGGCGCATAGCCATCGAGCACCGCCAGCGGCGGTTCGGTGTTGAGGCGCTGCTCGAAGGCCTGCGGCGTGCAGTCCTGGATGGCATTGCGGCGCGGCTCGGACGGGAACAGGCGGGTCCGGGCGAACGGAGTGAGGACGATGCTCATGCGGCAGCCGGTAACGGAAGGCCGACAGGGTACCCGCCCCCGGAGCGGCCGCGCGCGAGGGCGGCGCCGTGACGGGATGTGCGGGACCGCCATACACATTCATCCGGATGAAGCGATACAATGCGGCCTCGACCCGAACGGCGCCGTCCATGCCTTCCATCAGCTTCGAGTTCTACCCGCCCAAGACCGATGAGCAGCGCGCGCAACTCGACCGCACCGCGGACAAGCTGAAGGCCTACCGGCCCGAGTACGTGTCGTGCACCTTCGGTGCCGGCGGCTCCACGCTGAGCTACACCTCCGAGACGGTCCGCCACCTCAACCAGCACCATCGCTTCGATGCGGCACCGCATCTGTCGTGCGTCGGCGGCAGCCGCGAGGAAATCCGCGAACTGCTGCGCCTGTACCGCGCCCTCGGCTGCAAGCGCATCGTCGCGCTGCGCGGCGACCTGCCCTCCGGCATGGGCCATCCGGGCGACCTGCGCTATGCATCGGAGCTGATCGACTTCATCCGCGCCGAGCAGGGCGACACGTTCCATATCGAGGTCGGCGCGTACCCGGAAACGCATCCCCAGGCCGAGGACGCGCTGACCGACCTGCGCCACTTCAAGGCCAAGGTCGATGCCGGCGCCGATGGCGCCATCACCCAGTACTTCTACAACCCCGACGCGTACTTCCACTTCGTCGACGCGGTGCGCAAGCTCGGCGTGGACATCCCGATCGTCCCCGGCATCATGCCGATCTCGAACTTCTCGCAGCTGCGCCGCTTCTCAGAAGCCTGCGGCGCCGAGATCCCGCGCTGGATCGGCAAGCGCATGCAGGCATTCGGCGACGACGCGGACGCGATCCGCGACTTCGGCGCGGACGTCGTGGCCAGCCTGTGCGAACGCCTCGTCGCCGGCGGCGCGCCATCGCTGCACTTCTACACGCTCAACCTGGCCAGGCCGACCCAGTCCGTGCTGTCGCGCCTGGGCTGGTCGGCCTGAGCGGCCTGCGGTTCCGTTCGTCCGGCAGGTGAACGGCCGCCGATTCCGTGCGCGCGTGCCATGACCTGGACGCGCCGGCCGGATTAGGCTGACGGCATGCGCTTGCTCCCCTTTTTCGCCCTCGCCTGCCTGCTCGTCTGCGGCGGCCTGCGCCCCGCCGTCGCGCAGGCGCAGCAGCAGGGCGTGCAGCGCTGCACCACGATGTCCGGCGACACGGTCTACACCGACAAGCGCTGCGAGGACGTCGGCGCGATGGATCGCCTGCCCTCGGCGTCCACCGCCATGGCCGCGACCGGTGCGCTGTACCGCGGCGGCTGTTCGCGCACGCTCAGCGACTTGGTGATGCAGGTGTCGTCGGCGATCCAGGCCGGCGACGTGAACCGCCTTGCCGGCGTTTACCACTGGGCCGGCACCTCGGATGCCGGCGCGTTGCGCATCCTCGACCGCCTGGACGTGGTGGTGCGGCGGCCGCTGGTCGACATCGTGCCCATCCGGCCCGCTCCCGCGCCGGTGCTGGACGCCGAGGGCGCGGTCGTCGATGCGAACCAGGACGGCTATTACCCGCAAACGACAACGCAGCGGCAGCGCCCGGTCGGACTGCGCGTCGTGCAGACGCTGAAGAACAGCGCCACGCCCGCCGACACCACGTTCGGCCTGCGCCGCGCCTACAACTGCTTCTGGATCACGCTGTAGGCGCGCGCCGCGCGCTCATGCGACCGGTGGCGATGCATCGACCGGACTGTCGATCGTCGCGCTGCGGCCGGGGAAGAAGCGCAGCGTGGCGACAACGCCCTTGGGCTCGCCGGGCCGCACGCCCACCTGCCAGCCGTACAGCGCGCACAGGCGGCTGACGATCGACAGGCCGATGCCGCCGCCCTGCGAATGACCGGCATGGGTGCCCCGGTAGCCGCGCTCGAACAGCCGCGCCGCGTCTTCCTTGCTGAGGCCCGGGCCGGAATCGACGACTTCCACCGCATCCGGCAGCAGCCGCACGACCACCTCGCCTTCCTTGGTGTATTTCACCGCGTTGCCGATCAGGTTGCCCAGGGCGACCGACAGCGCGGCTTCCGGCGAATCCACGGTCACGCCGCCCTCGCCTTCCACGCGCAGCACCAGCGGCTTGCCCCCGAGGGTGGCGCGATGGGCATCGAGCAACTGGTCGACCACGCGCGCGACGTCGGTATTGCCATGGCCGCGCTCGTTGCGCGAGAGCAGCAGCAGCGCGCTGATCAGGTCGGTGCACTGCTGCTCGGCGCGCTGGATGCGCTGGATGCGCGTGCGCGTCTTCTCGTCCATGTCGGGCCGCGACAGCATGAGCTCGACCGAACCGCGGATGATCGCCAGCGGCGTGCGCAGCTCGTGGCTGACGTCGGCGTTGAATTCGCGGTCGCGCTGGACGACGTCGGTGAGGCGCTCGGCATAGTCGTCCAGTGCCTTGGCCAGTTCGCCGACCTCGTCCTGAGGGAAGTGCGGCGCCAGCGGACGCGGGTTGCTGCTGCCGCGGTAGGCGCGCAGGCGTGCGGCGAGTTCGGAGACCGGACTCATCACACGGGATGCGGACCACCAGCCCACCGCGAAGGAGAGCAGCGTGAACAGGATGACGGAAATGTAGATGGCACGATTGAACTGCTTCTCGCCGCGCAGGGTCTGCGTCATGTCGTAGGCGAGGAAAAACCAAGCATCCGGCGTTTTGCGGACCGCAAGCTTGTAGGAGAAGGACTGCCCTGTCTCGTCGACCCCGCTCAGGTTGTGGATACCGTCCCTGAACTCGTACCAGTCCGGCTCCTCCAGGCGAAGGCGCTCGAAACCGTCGGGCCTGACGATGCGTCCATGCATCTGCTGGACGGGGACATCCACTTGACGCGGATTGAGTTGGAAACGACGGCCGTACTCGTCGATGTTGCGGTTGAGTACGTCTTCGACCAGCTGGTTTTCCACGCGGCGGCGGGTCACCTCGGTCAGGTAGGCGAAGAGCGCCGTCAGCCCGAACCCCAGCAGCACGAACGACAGGATGATGCGGGTGCGCAGCCGCCGCCGGAAGCGGCGGTGGCGGCGGGATTTTTTCGGCGACTCAGCTGCTGGCATCGGGTGCGGCGATGCGGTATCCGATGCCATGACGGGTCTGGATGTAGGGCGAGTCGAACGGCTTGTCGACCACGGCACGCAGGCCGTGGATATGCACGCGCAGGGAATCCGAATCCGGCAGCTCCTCGCCCCAGACGCGCGTTTCCAGTTCCTGGCGCGTCACCACCGCAGGCGAGGCCTCCATCAGGGCCTGCAGGATCTTCAGCGCCGTGGGGTTGAGTTGCAGCAGTTTGCCCTGGCGGCGCACTTCCAGCGTGTCCAGGTTGTATTCCAGCTCGCCCACTTCCAGCACGCGCGTCTGAACGCCCTTGCCGCGACGCGACAGTGCGTTGAGGCGCACTTCCACTTCCTGCAGCGCGAACGGCTTGATCAGGTAATCGTCGGCGCCGGAGTCGAAGCCGGCCAGCTTGTTGTCCAGCGAATCGCGCGCGGTCAGCATCAGCACCGGCGTCTGCTTGCGCGCCTCGTTGCGCAGCTTGCGGCAGACTTCCAGCCCGTCCATGCCCGGCAGGTTGAGGTCGAGGACGATCGCATCGAACTCGTGCACGACCGCCAGGTGCAGGCCGGTCACGCCGTCGGCGGCGAAGTCGACGGTATGGCCGCGCTCCTCCAGATAGTCCCCGAGGTTGGCGGCGATGTCGCTGTTGTCTTCGATGACGAGGATTCGCATTGCGTGTTCCTTCAGCGCTGGGACGAAATGGCCGAATCGGTGAGGTCCTTGCGGGCCCGTTCCGTCTGGCGATTGCGCTGCAGCGCGGTCATGCATTGGGTGGTGGTGCGGTTCGAACCGATCTGCTTCTCGCGACGGCAGATGAGCCGGCTGTCCTCGGCGGCCTGCGACAGCAGGGAATTGACCAGTTCCTGATCGTTGAACACCCGTACCTTCTGCGCCTCGTCCAGCGCGGCCACGCCACCGGCGTCGTGCAGCAGGCTCGCCATCCGCTGGAGCGCTTCGGTCACCTTGATGCGGTCGCTGTCGGAAAGCTCGCTGTAAGTCTTGCCATTGGCCAGATCGGCCTCGATGGATTGACGCTGCGCATCGAAGGACTGGTGGACATCCATCGCCATGCGCTCGCTGCGCCCGCTGTTCCCGGAACCGATACTGGCAAACGCATTGGCCGACACCAGCAGCAGGGCCAACGCGGGAGTCCATGCGAACTTGTACATCCATTACCTCGTGTGGGTGGGGGCGAGGGCAGAGAGTAACAGCCGTTGCGCATTCGACGATGCCCGGCCGTGCGTCCGGGATTCTGCCATGCCGCGCGCGAAGGACATCGGCCGAAGGTCACCGACAAAAAGGCCCAGGCGGGTGGTTGCCCGCCTGGGCCAAACTAATGCCCCGATTACCGTAATCCTGTGCTTCCAGAGGTATCCACCGGAGGGACGCAGAGCTGCGGTCCGGTGAAGGCTACGCGGCATTCGATTAAACCACCGTTAAAGGCGGCGTTAATTCCATGTGAAATGGGCGCTTGCCGATGTCCGGCGCCGCCGCCCTCGCCTATTCAGCCTGCGCGGCCAGATGCGCCACGATGCGGCCCGCGACGTCCACGCCGCAGACGGACTCGATGCCCTCCAGGCCGGGGGTCGAATTGACCTCCAGCACCAGCGGGCCCCGCTGGGCGCGGATCAGGTCCACCCCCGCCACCCCCAGCCCGAGAACCCGGGCGGCGCGGATGGCGACCGCACGCTCTTCGTCGGTGGCCTCGGCGTGCAACGCCGTCCCCCCACGATGCAGGTTCGAGCGGAAATCGCCCTCCGGCGCCTGCCTGCGCATGGCGGCGACCACCTCGTCGCCCACCACGAAGCAGCGCAGGTCGGCGCCCTCGGCCTCGCCGATGAACTCCTGCACCACGAAACTGGCGTACAGGCCGCGCAGCGCTTCCACCACGCTGCGCGAGGCGGACGGCTTCTCGGTCAGCATCACCCCGGCGCCCTGCGCGCCCTCGTTCAACTTGATGACATGCGGCGGCGGCCCGAGCATCGACAGAAGGTCGCTGGTGTCGTCCGGGTTGTCGCCGAAGACGGTCACCGGCAGGTCGATGCCCTGCGCCGCCAGCAACTGGTGCGCACGCAATTTGTCGCGCGCGCGCAGGATGGCGTCCGACGGATTGGGGCTGTACGTGCCCATCAGCTCGAACTGCCGCAGCACGGCGGTGCCGTAGCGGGTGATGGACGCGCCGATGCGGGGAATGACGGCGTCGTAACCGGCCAGTGACCGGCCCTTGTAGTTGAGCTGGAAGCCGCTCGATGCGATGCGCATATAGCAGCGCAGCGGGTCCAGTACCCGGACGGTATGGCCGCGTTGCCGCGCGGCCTCGACCAGGCGGCGCGTCGAGTACAGCTTGCCGTTGCGCGACAGGATGGCGAGCTTCATGGGGAGTCGGTCACGGGAGGCGGGCACAGCATGCCACGCCCGCGACGCGGGACGATGACAGGGTCAGGGAAGGAAACGCGGAATGGAGCGGGTGATGGGAATCGAACCCACGCTAGCAGCTTGGGAAGCTGCAGTTCTACCATTGAACTACACCCGCACGATGGCGCGAGTCTATGCCGCGGCACGCGGCAAGGCAATGCGGCGCCCTTCTCCGGCGCCGCATTGCCCGGCGTGCGTCAGAAGCCGCCGCTCAGGGTCATGAACGCGGTGGTGTTGGTGCCGCCACCCTGGTTGACCGTGGTGTTCACGCCGAGGTTGGCGTCGAAGCCGAACAGCTTCGTGCGCGCGCCCAACAGCAGGGTGCCGTAGCTGTCGTCGGTGTCCAGCCCGGGCACCGCGTACGGCGCCGTGCCCGGCAGCGACAGCGACTGGGCGAACACTTCCGCCGCCGGGTCCTCGAACTCCCGGTCCACCGTCAGGCGTGCGTACGGCGCCAGGTGGTCGTTGATCGCGTAGCTGACCTGCCAGCCGGCGCTGCCGATCAGCGAATCGAAGTCCTGGTCGGCGTAGGCCAGCGCGGTCGAGCTGACGTTGCTTTCGCTGTAGCCGTCCATCTCGATGGTCTGCGACACCACGCTGACCACGGGACCATGTCGGAACGCGCCGTCGCCGAACTCGTAGCCGGCGCTCGCGCCCACGGTCAGGTTGGTGCCGTCCGGCGAGCCGCTGTGCCGGCGCGTCACCCCGCCCAGCTGCACTTCGCGGTCCACATCGTACGAGAGCCAGCTGTAGCTGACCTGCGCGTTCGCCCACAGGTGGTCGCCGTACCAGCCGGCGAAACCGCCCAGGGTCGCATCGGATTCGTCGAAACTGCCGCGGCGCAGGCCGAAGTCGTACTTCGCGCGGCCATAACCGGCGAAGGCGCCGTAGACCCAGGAGCCGCGCGACCAGTCCACACCGAAGGTCCCCGCAGGGCCCACGCCGTCGTACAGATCGCCGTCGCCGTAGCGCAGGAAGTCGCCGCGCACATCGCCCCACCAGCGCATGCCGTCCGCCTCGGGCTTGCCTGCCACGTGCGACGCCACGCGGTCGGCGCGGGCGCGGCCATGCACCGAGGCGGTGTACGGCAGTAGCGCGATCTGGCGCGGTCCTTCCAGCATCGACTGGGCGTACTGCGCCAGGATGCCGTGCGCCTTGGAAGACGGATGCACGCCATCGGCGAACGCGTACACGTCCGGCGCATTGGCCGAGGCGTAGTTCAGCGGGCTGCAGGTGACCGAGGACGCCGTGATCTGCGGGTTGCAGGCGGTGCCGGTGACGTTGCCGAAGCCGTACTCGGCCGGGCTGGCGACGATCTCGCGCAGCAGCGTGAAGGTATCCAGCGGGATCACGCGCAGGCCGGCCGTATTGAGCGCGCCGAACAGCGCGCTGTTGTAGGTGCTGGCCAACTGGGTGCCCGTGGCCTGCGCGACCGCACCGCCGGCGCGGAATTGCGGGGTCACGCCCAGGTCGGGGATGGTCGGCACGAGGATGTAGCGCGCGCCGGCGCTCTGCAGCGTGCCGATGATGCCGACCTGTGCCGTGACGGCACCGGCGATGGTGGTCTGCGCCGGGGCGCCTCCGACCACGGCGAACAGGTCGTTCGCGCCACCCCAGACCGTGTAGAGCGCTTTCGGATCGGCCCGGCCGCCGTTGGCGGACAGGTAGCTGGTCAGCTGTGTGGTCATCGACGGAATGGGACCCAGCGCACCGGCCGTATTGGTGCCCACGCGGGCGCCGCCGACGGCGTAGTTGGTGCCGCCCTGGTTGGCGCTGGTGGCGCCGGTGCCGTAGTACTCGGCCAGGTACTCGGACCAGACCAGGCCCGGATTGGTGGTGAAGCGGCCCAGCAGGGCGCCGTTCGGCCCCACCGCCTGGACCAGCGCCGGCCGGAAGTGGCCCGAGTCGGTCAGGCTGTCGCCGAAGAACACGGTCTGCGAATAGGGGTTATCGCCGGCGAGGGCGGGAGCCGCCGCCACGGCCAGCGCGACGGCCAGCAGGGAACGGACGGGCGAAACGGAACGCTTCATGGAATCTCCGGGGCAAGGGGTCGAGGGGTGCGCGCCGGCTCTGCCGTACGGCTGCGCATGGCGCGCATCGTTCCACCAAGCCCGCCGCCGCACACGCTGCAATGCGGCAAGGCGCCGGGCCATCGGCGACAATGGCGGCATGGATATCCACTTGAACGGGCAGCCGCAGGCGCTGCCGGAACACAGCACCATCGCTGCCCTCCTGCAGTCGCAGGGACTGGCCGAGCGCCGCGTGGCCGTCGAGGTCAACGGCGAGATCATCCCGCGCGGGCAGCACGCACAGCACGTGCTGAAGCCCGGCGACCGCGTCGAGATCGTCCACGCGCTCGGCGGTGGTTGATCGCCACACCGCGCGACATCGGCGGGACGCATCCGCGTTTCATGGGCGATAATCGTGGCATGTCCAACACCGCCCCCCATGACCCGCTGGTGATCGCGGGCAAGACCTATCGCTCCCGCCTGCTGACCGGCACGGGCAAGTTCAGGGATTTCGAGGAAACCCGGCTGGCCACCGAGGCCGCGGGCGCCGAGATCGTCACTGTCGCCATCCGGCGCACCAACCTGGGCCAGTCGCCCAACGAGCCCAACCTGCTCGACGTGCTGCCGCCCGACCGGTATACCATCCTGCCCAACACCGCCGGCTGCTATACCGCCGACGATGCGGTGCGCACCTGCCGGCTGGCCCGCGAGCTGCTCGACGGCCACACGCTGGTCAAGCTGGAAGTGCTAGGCGACCAGAAGACGCTGTATCCCGATGTCGTGCAGACCCTCGCCGCCGCCGAAAAGCTGGTGGCCGACGGGTTCGACGTGATGGTCTACACCAGCGACGACCCCATCCTGGCGCGCCGCCTGGAAGCGATCGGCTGCGTGGCGGTGATGCCGCTGGCCGCCCCGATAGGGTCCGGCCTGGGCGTGCAGAACAAGTACAACCTGCTGGAAATCATCGAGAACGCCAAGGTGCCCGTGCTGGTCGATGCCGGCGTCGGCACCGCGTCCGACGCCGCCATCGCCATGGAACTGGGCTGCGACGGCGTGCTGATGAACACGGCCATCGCCGGCGCCAAGCATCCGGTACTGATGGCCAGCGCCATGCGCAAGGCCGTGGAAGCCGGCCGCGAGGCCTTCCTGGCCGGCCGCATCCCGCGCAAGCGCAATGCCTCGGCCTCCAGTCCGATCGATGGCCTGATCGGCTGATGACCGATCCATTCTCCAGTCCCGGCGCCAAGACGCCGCCCAAGCCCTTCACCCTGACCGAAGGCCGGCGCGAAGTCCGCAGCTTCGTGCTGCGCCAGGGCCGCTTCACCGAAGCCCAGCAGCGTGCGTTCGACACGCAATGGCCCCGCTTCGGACTGGACTACACCGGCGCGCCGCGCGATTACGACGCGGTGTTCGGCCGCACCGCACCGCGCGTGCTGGAGATCGGCTTCGGCAACGGCGAGGCGCTGCGCTTCGCCGCCGCAAACGACAAGGCGCGCGATTACCTCGGCCTGGAGGTGCATGCGCCCGGTGTCGGCCGGCTGTTGAACGCGCTGGCCGAGGACGGCAGCGACCACGTGCGCGTCTACCACCACGATGCGGTGGAAGTGCTGCAGCACGAGGTGGCCGACGGCTCGCTGGACGAGGTGCGCATCTACTTCCCCGACCCGTGGCACAAGAAGCGCCACAACAAGCGCCGGCTGGTGCAGCCCGCCTTCGCCGCGCTGATCGCCCGCAAGCTGCGCCCGGGCGGCCGCCTGCACTGCGCCACGGACTGGGAGGCCTATGCCGAGCACATGTGGGACGTGCTGGATGCGACCCCGGACCTGCTCAACCGCGCCGGCCCGCGCGGCAGCGTGCCGCGCCCCGACTGGCGCCCGCAGACGCATTTCGAGACCCGCGGCCAGAAGCTCGGCCACGGGGTGTGGGATTTGGTGTATGACAAGCGGTGATTGGTGATTGGTGATTGGTGATTGGTGATTGGTGATTGGTGATTGGTGATTGGTGATCAGGATTGAAATTTGACCGTTCCATAGTTGCGCATACCGGTTCCGTAGTGGCTGCGGGGAACATCCGTGGGAACTGCGTTCACGAATCACGAATCACGAATCACGAATCACGGCCCTGATGGACAACGCGCTGACGCTGACCAACGACATGAAGCTCGTCCTCGGGCTGGTCGGCTTCACGATGGCGATGTTCCTGTTCGAGCGCATCCGCGCCGACCTGGTGGCGCTGGTGGTGCTGGTGGTGCTGGGCATCACCGGGCTGATCGCGCCGGAGGAGATCTTCGGCGGCTTCTCCGGCAACGCGGTGATGAGCATCATCGCCACCATGATCCTGGGGGCCGGCCTGGACCGCACCGGCGCGCTGAACCGGCTGGCGTCCTGGCTGCTGCGGCGCGGCCACGGCATCGAGCAGCGGCTGCTGCTGATGACCACGGCCATCGCCAGCCTCAACTCGTCCTTCATGCAGAACCCGTCGGTGATGGCGCTGTTCATGCCGGTCGCCTCGCGCCTGTCCTCGCGCACCGGCCTGTCGATGCAGCGGCTGCTGCTGCCGATCGCCGCCGCCATCGTCATGGGCGGTGCGTTCACGATGGTCGGCAACTCGCCGCTGATCCTGCTCAACGACCTGCTGGTGTCGGCCAACAACAACCTGCCCTCGGGCATGGCCACGCTGGAGCCGCTGCGCATGTTCGCACCGGCGCCGATCGGCCTGGCGCTGGTGGTCGCGTCCCTGCTGTATTTCCGCTACGTCGGCGACCGCAAGCTGAAGGACGAGACGCAGGACAGCGACGGGGTGGTGACGCCGGCGCGCACCGAGAGCTACTTCGCCAGCACCTACGGGATCGAAGGCGATGTGTTCGAGCTGGTGGTCAGTGCGGAAAGCCCGCTGGTGGGCATGTCGCTGGGCGAAGCCGAGGCGCTGCACAACGCGCCGCTGATGCTGGCGCTGCAGACCGGCAACGACACGCGCCTGGCGCCGCCGGCGGACATGCGCATCTGGGTGGGCAGCGTGCTGGGTGTGATGGGATCGCGGCAGGAGATCAGCGATTTCGCGCAGAACCAGTTCCTCCGCATGTCCTCGCGGCTGCGCCACTTCGGCGACCTGTTCAATCCCAGCCGCGCCGGCATTTCCGAAGCCGTGGTGCCGCCGACGTCGAAGTTCATCGGCAAGACCGCGCGCGAGCTGCGCCTGCGCAAGCAGAACGGCATCAGCCTGCTGGCGATCAATCGCGACAAGAAGGTCATCCGGGAGAACGTGCGCGAGGAAAAGCTGCGCGCCGGCGACATGCTGGTGTTCCACAGCATCTGGCAGGACCTGGGTCAGGCGGCCGAGAGCCGCGACTTCGTGGTGGTGACCGACTACCCGAAGGGCGAGCAGCGGCCGCACAAGTTCAAGATCGCGATGACCATCTTCGCCATCACCATCATCATCGCGCTGACCTCCAAGC includes the following:
- the trmB gene encoding tRNA (guanosine(46)-N7)-methyltransferase TrmB gives rise to the protein MTDPFSSPGAKTPPKPFTLTEGRREVRSFVLRQGRFTEAQQRAFDTQWPRFGLDYTGAPRDYDAVFGRTAPRVLEIGFGNGEALRFAAANDKARDYLGLEVHAPGVGRLLNALAEDGSDHVRVYHHDAVEVLQHEVADGSLDEVRIYFPDPWHKKRHNKRRLVQPAFAALIARKLRPGGRLHCATDWEAYAEHMWDVLDATPDLLNRAGPRGSVPRPDWRPQTHFETRGQKLGHGVWDLVYDKR
- a CDS encoding autotransporter domain-containing protein, with translation MAVALAVAAAPALAGDNPYSQTVFFGDSLTDSGHFRPALVQAVGPNGALLGRFTTNPGLVWSEYLAEYYGTGATSANQGGTNYAVGGARVGTNTAGALGPIPSMTTQLTSYLSANGGRADPKALYTVWGGANDLFAVVGGAPAQTTIAGAVTAQVGIIGTLQSAGARYILVPTIPDLGVTPQFRAGGAVAQATGTQLASTYNSALFGALNTAGLRVIPLDTFTLLREIVASPAEYGFGNVTGTACNPQITASSVTCSPLNYASANAPDVYAFADGVHPSSKAHGILAQYAQSMLEGPRQIALLPYTASVHGRARADRVASHVAGKPEADGMRWWGDVRGDFLRYGDGDLYDGVGPAGTFGVDWSRGSWVYGAFAGYGRAKYDFGLRRGSFDESDATLGGFAGWYGDHLWANAQVSYSWLSYDVDREVQLGGVTRRHSGSPDGTNLTVGASAGYEFGDGAFRHGPVVSVVSQTIEMDGYSESNVSSTALAYADQDFDSLIGSAGWQVSYAINDHLAPYARLTVDREFEDPAAEVFAQSLSLPGTAPYAVPGLDTDDSYGTLLLGARTKLFGFDANLGVNTTVNQGGGTNTTAFMTLSGGF
- the rimK gene encoding 30S ribosomal protein S6--L-glutamate ligase, with protein sequence MKLAILSRNGKLYSTRRLVEAARQRGHTVRVLDPLRCYMRIASSGFQLNYKGRSLAGYDAVIPRIGASITRYGTAVLRQFELMGTYSPNPSDAILRARDKLRAHQLLAAQGIDLPVTVFGDNPDDTSDLLSMLGPPPHVIKLNEGAQGAGVMLTEKPSASRSVVEALRGLYASFVVQEFIGEAEGADLRCFVVGDEVVAAMRRQAPEGDFRSNLHRGGTALHAEATDEERAVAIRAARVLGLGVAGVDLIRAQRGPLVLEVNSTPGLEGIESVCGVDVAGRIVAHLAAQAE
- a CDS encoding thiazole synthase — its product is MSNTAPHDPLVIAGKTYRSRLLTGTGKFRDFEETRLATEAAGAEIVTVAIRRTNLGQSPNEPNLLDVLPPDRYTILPNTAGCYTADDAVRTCRLARELLDGHTLVKLEVLGDQKTLYPDVVQTLAAAEKLVADGFDVMVYTSDDPILARRLEAIGCVAVMPLAAPIGSGLGVQNKYNLLEIIENAKVPVLVDAGVGTASDAAIAMELGCDGVLMNTAIAGAKHPVLMASAMRKAVEAGREAFLAGRIPRKRNASASSPIDGLIG
- the thiS gene encoding sulfur carrier protein ThiS, whose protein sequence is MDIHLNGQPQALPEHSTIAALLQSQGLAERRVAVEVNGEIIPRGQHAQHVLKPGDRVEIVHALGGG
- a CDS encoding response regulator transcription factor — its product is MRILVIEDNSDIAANLGDYLEERGHTVDFAADGVTGLHLAVVHEFDAIVLDLNLPGMDGLEVCRKLRNEARKQTPVLMLTARDSLDNKLAGFDSGADDYLIKPFALQEVEVRLNALSRRGKGVQTRVLEVGELEYNLDTLEVRRQGKLLQLNPTALKILQALMEASPAVVTRQELETRVWGEELPDSDSLRVHIHGLRAVVDKPFDSPYIQTRHGIGYRIAAPDASS